One Paraburkholderia kururiensis DNA window includes the following coding sequences:
- a CDS encoding diguanylate cyclase: MLHELRRVADAQYDLLDVATAAVPPVPLGPRDPADDARPAATRAAAAVHPALDTRLGAFALAAVLAFLICLGSGAVRAVSGEVLPIWAANGVLLAQALTTRETRRLYVLTGGALGFLGADLTQGDSLYVSCSFVAANIIEVFIALLFAPRVASTAELARPRRCLAFMAGAVVLAPAVSGAVAVSLLHVRFGAHPFASFRDWVVADALGMTIFTPAALVFFSGELRALWRSERRNRTLALLALLAGVTLIVFSQGTWRLTYWALPPVAVLAFEAELGAVFVGVLLLIAIAMAFTLHGQAALWIEPHHESNHARIIALQLFVLAALGMAFPINALQAQRRKLLDLLRESEQRYRALAENADDVVMQLSLNGTVTYVSPRVQSKLGYLPAALMGTGVLGLVHPADRGAVESAIEAVQRDRGEVAIRYRARRANGSHIWVQSLLSPAFTLPHRPFDALAFTMRDINASTLEEQRREAEQIELKRLAYVDGLSGLYNRRHFDIELKRSLFSVDTQDANAGIVLLLVDIDEFKAYNDAYGHQAGDDCLRAVASAIAAAVPQAGIAARYGGEEFAIILGDSDPNDAVEIAERIRCGVELQRIPHAASSRQTVTVSVGVAAARSGADVTVRMLVGAADAALYRAKRLGRNRIASQGWLTAEL; encoded by the coding sequence ATGCTGCATGAACTCCGGCGAGTCGCCGACGCGCAATACGATCTTCTGGACGTCGCCACGGCCGCTGTGCCGCCGGTCCCGCTTGGGCCACGCGATCCTGCGGACGATGCGCGCCCCGCTGCTACGCGTGCCGCTGCGGCCGTTCATCCCGCGCTGGATACGCGCCTTGGCGCATTCGCGCTGGCCGCCGTACTCGCCTTTCTGATCTGTCTGGGTAGCGGTGCCGTGCGCGCCGTGTCGGGCGAAGTGCTGCCTATCTGGGCGGCTAACGGCGTATTGCTCGCGCAGGCCCTCACGACTCGGGAGACGCGCCGGCTCTACGTGCTGACAGGCGGCGCGCTGGGTTTTCTCGGCGCCGACCTGACGCAAGGCGACTCCCTCTACGTGTCGTGTTCGTTCGTCGCCGCCAACATCATCGAGGTCTTCATCGCCCTGCTCTTCGCGCCACGCGTGGCGAGCACGGCTGAGCTGGCGCGGCCGCGTCGATGCCTCGCGTTCATGGCCGGCGCCGTCGTGCTTGCGCCCGCCGTGTCCGGGGCCGTTGCGGTGTCGCTCCTTCACGTGCGGTTCGGTGCCCATCCGTTCGCCTCGTTTCGCGACTGGGTCGTCGCCGACGCCCTCGGCATGACGATCTTCACGCCTGCGGCGCTGGTGTTCTTTTCCGGCGAGTTGAGGGCGCTCTGGCGCTCTGAGCGGCGCAACCGCACGCTCGCGTTGCTGGCGTTGCTCGCCGGCGTCACGCTGATCGTATTCAGCCAGGGCACCTGGCGCCTCACGTACTGGGCGCTGCCGCCCGTGGCCGTGCTCGCATTCGAAGCCGAGCTTGGCGCCGTGTTCGTCGGCGTGCTGCTGTTGATCGCCATTGCGATGGCGTTCACCCTCCATGGCCAAGCGGCGCTGTGGATCGAACCGCATCACGAGTCGAATCATGCTCGCATCATTGCACTGCAGCTCTTCGTGCTCGCGGCGCTCGGCATGGCGTTTCCGATCAATGCGCTCCAGGCGCAACGCCGCAAGCTGCTCGACCTGTTGCGCGAAAGCGAGCAGCGCTACCGCGCGCTGGCCGAAAACGCCGACGACGTGGTTATGCAACTCTCGCTGAACGGCACGGTAACTTACGTGTCACCGCGCGTTCAGTCGAAGCTGGGCTACCTGCCCGCTGCGCTCATGGGCACGGGCGTGCTCGGCCTCGTTCACCCGGCCGACCGTGGCGCCGTCGAGTCCGCCATCGAAGCTGTGCAGCGAGACCGCGGCGAAGTTGCGATCCGCTATCGCGCGCGACGCGCGAACGGCTCGCACATCTGGGTGCAGAGCCTGCTGTCGCCCGCGTTCACGCTGCCGCACCGGCCGTTCGACGCACTCGCGTTCACCATGCGCGACATCAACGCCAGCACCCTCGAAGAGCAGCGGCGGGAGGCCGAGCAGATCGAGCTCAAGCGCCTTGCCTATGTCGACGGACTCTCGGGGCTCTACAACCGGCGCCATTTCGATATCGAACTCAAGCGCAGTCTGTTTTCGGTCGACACGCAGGACGCGAACGCAGGCATCGTGCTGCTGCTCGTGGACATCGACGAATTCAAAGCCTACAACGACGCCTACGGTCATCAGGCCGGAGACGACTGTCTGCGCGCCGTGGCGAGCGCCATTGCGGCCGCGGTGCCGCAGGCCGGCATCGCGGCGCGCTATGGCGGCGAGGAGTTCGCAATCATCCTTGGCGACAGCGACCCCAACGATGCCGTCGAGATTGCCGAACGCATTCGCTGCGGCGTCGAACTGCAACGCATTCCGCACGCGGCGAGCAGCCGGCAGACCGTGACGGTGAGCGTAGGCGTGGCGGCGGCGAGAAGCGGCGCGGACGTCACCGTCCGCATGCTGGTGGGCGCAGCGGACGCAGCGCTCTATCGGGCGAAGCGCCTCGGCCGAAACCGCATTGCCAGTCAGGGATGGCTGACGGCCGAGCTTTGA
- a CDS encoding DUF1488 domain-containing protein produces METLEREPGVSPDGRTVVFFLSSRGRDIECAITRDALEQHFWVQPGDSELRVLKAFTDGRKRIVAVAERKMLTHRGERVMLTAADFGVRK; encoded by the coding sequence GTGGAAACCCTTGAACGTGAACCCGGCGTTTCGCCGGATGGACGCACTGTGGTCTTTTTCCTGTCGAGTCGAGGTCGCGACATCGAATGTGCCATTACGCGCGACGCACTCGAACAGCATTTCTGGGTACAACCAGGCGACAGCGAATTGCGCGTTCTCAAGGCATTTACCGATGGCCGCAAACGCATCGTCGCTGTCGCGGAGCGCAAGATGCTCACGCACCGGGGCGAGCGCGTGATGTTGACCGCCGCCGACTTCGGCGTGCGCAAATAG
- a CDS encoding VRR-NUC domain-containing protein — MRPPLSDPFYYLANFQRALAWIGARSADLLGAEERHFIERFEMLERPSQALLTRMLMRQGPLFRTTRLRYDEIGCPVTAAQPLVALGWIDAQPLLAVDELAALLTRGELPSVAAGASGQNNGQEPPTAWPPPGHGRMTKAALVEALRHALPDREGDTRDTSIACPYRHWRPAADDHVFRLAVAPLCERLRLLFFGNLHQDWSEFVLADLGVMRYEAVPFDSTSRAFQTRADVDVYLALDALRDALESAHEPDALMALMEAAENCTSDNAWLHTRREKLLFAIGQQGERRRHWDLALQVYERCRYPGARYRRVRVLEALGRRGDALALAQHIATAPESEEEAQRNARTLARLQRSRVRRQNTGSGSPLVRDEIQVLAPERPTRVEDIACERLSSSDAPAFYVENTLINALFGLLCWRALFAPLPGAFFHPFQRGPADLHAPDFVARRAPLFAACLAELESGEYVQTIRAHFTMKAGMQSPFVAWGMLTPELLDLALRCFPAAHLRLWFERLLADLKTNRSGLPDLVRFWPAERRYALIEVKGPGDRLQDNQLRWLEYCAAHGMPVSVLHVRWEETAQMPAEAAPHSASTAWEPQP; from the coding sequence GTGCGCCCGCCCCTTTCGGACCCTTTCTATTACCTCGCCAATTTCCAGCGGGCGCTCGCGTGGATCGGCGCCCGCTCGGCGGATCTGCTCGGCGCGGAGGAACGGCACTTCATCGAACGATTCGAGATGCTCGAGCGACCGTCGCAGGCGCTTCTCACACGCATGCTCATGCGCCAGGGGCCGCTCTTTCGCACGACCCGGCTGCGCTACGACGAGATCGGCTGCCCCGTGACGGCGGCGCAACCGCTCGTCGCGCTGGGCTGGATCGATGCGCAGCCGCTGCTCGCCGTCGATGAACTCGCTGCGCTGCTGACGCGCGGCGAACTGCCGTCCGTAGCGGCGGGCGCGTCCGGTCAGAACAACGGCCAGGAACCGCCCACCGCATGGCCGCCGCCCGGGCATGGGCGCATGACGAAGGCCGCGCTGGTCGAGGCGCTGCGCCACGCGTTACCCGACAGGGAGGGCGACACGCGGGACACCTCCATCGCCTGCCCCTACCGCCACTGGCGCCCCGCTGCGGACGATCACGTCTTTCGCCTTGCCGTCGCGCCGCTCTGCGAGCGTCTGCGGCTGCTTTTCTTCGGCAACCTTCATCAGGACTGGTCGGAATTCGTGCTCGCCGACCTGGGCGTGATGCGCTACGAGGCCGTGCCGTTCGACAGCACGTCGCGCGCGTTTCAGACGCGTGCCGACGTGGACGTCTATCTCGCGCTCGATGCCTTGCGCGACGCACTCGAGAGCGCGCACGAACCCGACGCTCTGATGGCGCTGATGGAAGCCGCCGAAAACTGCACGAGCGACAACGCCTGGCTGCACACGCGCCGCGAAAAGCTGCTCTTCGCCATCGGTCAGCAGGGCGAGCGGCGCCGTCACTGGGACCTGGCGTTGCAAGTCTACGAGCGTTGCCGCTATCCGGGCGCCCGCTATCGGCGCGTGCGCGTGCTCGAAGCGCTCGGCCGGCGCGGCGACGCGCTCGCTCTCGCGCAGCACATCGCCACAGCGCCCGAGAGCGAAGAGGAAGCGCAGCGCAACGCCCGCACGCTCGCGCGCCTGCAACGCAGCCGCGTGCGTCGCCAGAACACCGGCTCCGGCTCGCCTCTCGTACGCGACGAAATACAGGTGCTGGCGCCGGAGCGGCCAACGCGCGTCGAAGACATCGCGTGCGAGCGGCTCTCCTCGTCCGATGCGCCGGCCTTCTACGTCGAGAACACGCTCATCAACGCACTCTTCGGCTTGCTGTGTTGGCGCGCGCTCTTCGCGCCGCTGCCCGGCGCCTTCTTTCACCCGTTCCAGCGCGGCCCGGCCGATCTGCATGCGCCCGACTTCGTCGCCCGGCGCGCGCCGCTCTTCGCCGCGTGTCTCGCCGAACTCGAGTCGGGCGAGTACGTGCAGACCATCAGGGCCCACTTCACGATGAAGGCCGGCATGCAGTCGCCGTTCGTCGCGTGGGGCATGTTGACGCCCGAACTGCTCGACCTTGCGCTGCGCTGCTTTCCGGCCGCGCATCTGCGGCTGTGGTTCGAACGGCTGCTCGCGGACCTGAAGACAAACCGCTCGGGGCTGCCCGACCTCGTGCGCTTCTGGCCTGCCGAGCGGCGCTATGCGCTGATCGAAGTGAAAGGCCCCGGCGACCGTCTGCAGGACAACCAACTGCGCTGGCTCGAATACTGCGCCGCGCATGGCATGCCGGTGTCGGTGCTGCACGTGCGATGGGAGGAAACGGCACAGATGCCGGCTGAAGCCGCGCCGCACAGCGCGTCGACGGCCTGGGAGCCGCAGCCATGA
- a CDS encoding nucleotide pyrophosphohydrolase, which translates to MKLIDIDGLQRTALAFAEARGWRRFHNPKNLAMALSVEVAELVEIFQWKTPEASAAVMESDEREHVEQELADIAIYLSELASVLDVDLDAAVRAKLELNARKYPAAGGASGA; encoded by the coding sequence ATGAAGTTGATCGACATCGACGGGTTGCAGCGCACGGCGCTCGCATTTGCCGAGGCGCGCGGCTGGCGCAGGTTTCACAACCCCAAGAATCTGGCGATGGCGCTTTCCGTCGAGGTGGCGGAACTCGTCGAGATCTTTCAATGGAAGACGCCGGAAGCGTCCGCCGCGGTGATGGAGAGCGACGAGCGCGAGCACGTCGAGCAGGAACTGGCGGACATCGCCATCTATCTGTCCGAACTCGCGAGCGTGCTGGACGTGGATCTCGATGCCGCCGTGCGGGCCAAGCTGGAACTCAACGCTCGCAAGTATCCGGCCGCGGGCGGCGCGAGCGGCGCTTGA
- a CDS encoding ATP-dependent DNA helicase codes for MSWTVAVRALCEYTAKRGDLDLRFTPSPTADEGRAGHLVVAGRRPAHYETEVAVSGTWGELTVRGRADGYDTLARRVEEIKTYRGDLDAMRDNHRALHWAQVRIYGWLLCEKLGLDAIELALVYYDIGTQRETVLTEAATASDLKAHFDDHCSRFLAWARAEMAHRAARDAALTALRLPFDDFRSGQRTLAESVYRAAVSGRCLLAQAPTGIGKTIGTLFPLLKACPRAGLDKLYFLTAKSSGRQLALDTLQRLAQAQGAPEDPAVDATAALPLRVIELVAREKSCEHPDKACHGESCPLARGFYDRLPAARHAAVAARRLDRAALRAIALDHGVCPYYLSQELVRWSDVVVGDYNYYFDVSALLPMLGAQNGWRVGVLVDEAHNLPDRARSMYSAELVQTRLDAVRRRAPKPLANALMRVHRRWNALHAAQQESYRAGDTLPADLIAALEQACATIGDYFAEHPQPHDAELERFYFDALHFARLAERFDQHSLFDVTLAPPHAVRGARSKRSTLCVRNVVPAGALRPRMAQAHCVALFSGTLAPSGYYADMLGLPDETVSVDIGSPFSAAQLDVYVTGGISTRYRDREGSLASIADLVGEQFARQPGNYLCFFSSYDYLERAANVFTSRHAHAPVWLQSRTMDEAAQQAFIARFVPDGCGVGFAVLGGAFGEGVDLPGTRLIGTFIATLGLPQVNDVNEQMRERMQQLYGAGFDYTYLIPGLRKVVQAAGRVIRTPEDRGVVYLLDDRFSRADVRALLPAWWRVQTWSVGTRRAGAVALLP; via the coding sequence ATGAGCTGGACCGTCGCCGTGCGCGCGCTCTGCGAGTACACCGCCAAACGCGGCGATCTCGATCTGCGCTTCACGCCTTCGCCTACCGCGGACGAAGGGCGCGCCGGCCACCTCGTCGTCGCGGGCCGTCGCCCTGCGCATTACGAAACCGAGGTGGCCGTGTCAGGTACGTGGGGCGAACTCACTGTACGTGGCCGCGCGGACGGCTACGACACGCTGGCCCGTCGCGTGGAAGAGATCAAGACCTACCGCGGCGACCTCGATGCGATGCGCGACAACCATCGCGCGCTGCACTGGGCGCAGGTGCGCATCTACGGCTGGCTGCTGTGCGAAAAGCTCGGGCTCGATGCCATCGAACTGGCGCTCGTCTATTACGACATCGGCACGCAGCGCGAAACCGTATTGACGGAAGCCGCCACGGCGAGCGACCTCAAGGCGCACTTCGACGACCATTGCAGCCGCTTCCTCGCGTGGGCCCGCGCCGAGATGGCGCATCGGGCCGCGCGCGACGCGGCGCTCACCGCGCTGCGCCTGCCTTTCGACGACTTTCGCAGCGGCCAGCGCACGCTCGCGGAGTCGGTTTATCGCGCCGCGGTAAGCGGACGCTGCCTGCTCGCTCAGGCGCCCACAGGCATCGGCAAGACCATCGGCACGCTGTTTCCGCTTTTGAAGGCGTGTCCGCGCGCGGGGCTCGACAAGCTCTACTTCCTCACGGCGAAAAGCTCCGGGCGACAGTTGGCGCTCGATACGCTGCAAAGACTCGCGCAAGCTCAGGGCGCACCCGAAGACCCAGCCGTCGACGCAACCGCGGCCCTGCCGCTGCGCGTGATCGAACTCGTGGCGCGCGAGAAATCCTGTGAGCATCCCGACAAGGCGTGCCACGGCGAATCGTGTCCGCTCGCGCGCGGCTTCTACGACCGGCTGCCTGCCGCGCGCCACGCCGCCGTCGCCGCGAGGCGGCTCGACCGCGCCGCGCTGCGCGCCATTGCGCTCGACCACGGCGTGTGTCCGTACTACCTGAGCCAGGAACTGGTGCGCTGGAGCGACGTCGTGGTGGGCGACTACAACTACTACTTCGACGTGAGCGCCCTGCTGCCCATGCTCGGCGCACAGAACGGCTGGCGCGTCGGCGTGCTCGTCGACGAGGCGCACAACCTGCCCGACCGTGCGCGCAGCATGTATTCGGCCGAACTCGTGCAGACCCGGCTCGACGCCGTGCGGCGCCGTGCGCCCAAGCCGCTCGCGAATGCGCTCATGCGCGTGCATCGGCGCTGGAATGCGCTGCACGCCGCGCAGCAGGAGTCGTATCGCGCGGGCGACACGCTGCCCGCCGACCTCATCGCCGCGCTCGAGCAGGCCTGCGCCACCATCGGCGATTACTTCGCGGAACATCCGCAGCCGCACGACGCCGAACTCGAACGGTTCTACTTCGACGCCCTGCACTTCGCACGTCTTGCCGAGCGCTTCGATCAGCACTCGCTCTTCGACGTCACGCTCGCCCCGCCGCACGCCGTACGCGGCGCGCGCAGCAAGCGCTCCACGCTCTGCGTGAGAAACGTCGTGCCGGCCGGCGCGCTGCGACCGCGCATGGCGCAGGCGCATTGCGTCGCGCTGTTCTCGGGCACGCTCGCGCCCTCGGGCTACTACGCCGACATGCTCGGCCTGCCCGACGAGACCGTGAGCGTCGACATCGGGTCGCCGTTCAGCGCTGCGCAGCTCGACGTCTACGTGACGGGCGGCATTTCGACGCGCTATCGCGACCGCGAAGGCTCGCTTGCATCCATTGCGGACTTGGTCGGCGAGCAGTTCGCGCGACAGCCCGGCAACTATCTGTGTTTCTTCAGCAGCTACGACTACCTGGAACGCGCGGCGAACGTCTTCACGTCGCGGCATGCGCATGCGCCTGTCTGGTTGCAGTCACGCACGATGGACGAAGCAGCGCAACAGGCCTTCATCGCGCGTTTCGTACCGGACGGCTGCGGCGTGGGTTTTGCGGTGCTGGGCGGCGCCTTCGGCGAGGGCGTCGATCTGCCCGGCACGCGGCTCATCGGCACCTTCATTGCGACGCTGGGCCTGCCTCAGGTGAACGACGTCAACGAACAGATGCGCGAGCGTATGCAGCAGCTCTACGGCGCCGGTTTCGACTACACCTATCTCATCCCCGGCCTTCGCAAAGTCGTGCAGGCCGCGGGCCGCGTGATCCGCACGCCGGAAGATCGCGGCGTGGTGTACCTGCTCGACGATCGCTTCTCGCGCGCCGACGTACGCGCCCTGCTGCCCGCATGGTGGCGCGTGCAAACGTGGTCCGTCGGCACGAGGCGCGCCGGTGCGGTCGCCCTGCTGCCTTGA
- the phaP gene encoding TIGR01841 family phasin (Members of this family are phasins (small proteins associated with inclusions such as PHA granules). Note that several different families of phasins have been named PhaP despite very little sequence similarity to each other.) codes for MALPGQDQIVTAQKANADAFFAFANALFEGAEKLASLNLQAAKSNLADAQGNALKAVECSANPQEWIALQAALVAPLTEKAMTYGRHVFDIASATQASLAQIAEAQYERYNGRFQAFVEEAGKSAPAGSEAAIAAWKSAIGTTSTLYDTLQKASKQAMQVTESNLEALTTAASKAARRSAEQAAASTAKR; via the coding sequence ATGGCTCTACCGGGTCAGGACCAGATCGTCACCGCACAGAAAGCCAATGCCGACGCGTTCTTCGCGTTCGCGAACGCGCTCTTCGAAGGCGCGGAAAAACTCGCCTCGCTGAACCTGCAGGCGGCGAAATCGAATCTCGCCGACGCGCAGGGCAATGCGCTCAAGGCGGTCGAGTGCTCGGCCAACCCGCAGGAATGGATCGCGCTGCAAGCCGCGCTCGTCGCGCCGCTCACCGAGAAAGCGATGACCTACGGCCGCCATGTGTTCGACATCGCGTCGGCCACGCAGGCCTCGCTCGCGCAAATCGCGGAAGCGCAGTACGAGCGCTATAACGGACGCTTCCAGGCGTTCGTCGAAGAAGCGGGCAAGAGCGCGCCGGCGGGGTCCGAAGCCGCCATCGCGGCATGGAAGTCGGCCATCGGCACCACGTCCACGCTCTACGACACGCTGCAGAAGGCCAGCAAACAGGCCATGCAGGTCACCGAAAGCAACCTCGAAGCGCTCACCACCGCGGCCTCGAAGGCTGCGCGGCGCAGCGCCGAGCAAGCCGCCGCCAGCACGGCAAAGCGCTAA
- a CDS encoding sterol desaturase family protein, giving the protein MKTTMGNGFPATAAHWLATLPTDFLASLTTAGAVLGVAIAIEARVPHARAPSAKHAWFNVRYMFAMLVLLALLRPFALGVALGITQTLGGGWVTFREGAAGWCEAFAAVLLTTDLLEYLFHRAQHRFAVLWRMHELHHSATHYDVTLGYRHFWLEPLIKTALLYPLVGIVFKTPTGVGMAVGMVFLVNHHVAHMNLRFSPRRFTLLVSHPQYHRLHHSRHAADYNRNFCDLLPLWDVVFGTLHRPRPDEFVEIGLDSHAAPRSIGDALLWPWRRESRASSAASGPAATAEAAVSGLAERR; this is encoded by the coding sequence ATGAAAACGACAATGGGTAACGGCTTTCCGGCCACCGCGGCACACTGGCTCGCAACCCTGCCGACGGACTTCCTCGCTTCGCTCACGACGGCCGGTGCCGTGCTCGGCGTCGCAATCGCGATCGAGGCGCGCGTCCCGCATGCGCGGGCGCCCTCGGCGAAGCACGCGTGGTTCAACGTGCGATACATGTTCGCCATGCTCGTGTTGCTGGCATTGCTGCGGCCCTTCGCGCTCGGCGTTGCGCTAGGCATTACACAGACACTGGGCGGCGGATGGGTGACGTTTCGCGAGGGAGCGGCGGGCTGGTGCGAAGCGTTTGCCGCGGTGCTGCTGACCACCGATCTGCTCGAATACCTCTTTCATCGCGCGCAGCATCGGTTCGCCGTGCTCTGGCGCATGCACGAGCTGCATCACAGCGCGACGCATTACGACGTCACGCTCGGCTACCGGCACTTCTGGCTGGAGCCGCTCATCAAGACGGCGTTGCTGTATCCGCTTGTCGGCATCGTCTTCAAGACACCGACAGGTGTGGGGATGGCAGTGGGCATGGTGTTTCTCGTGAACCACCACGTGGCGCACATGAACCTGCGGTTTTCGCCGCGACGGTTCACTCTGCTCGTGAGCCATCCGCAGTATCACCGGCTGCATCATTCGCGGCATGCCGCCGACTACAACCGCAATTTCTGTGACCTGCTGCCGCTGTGGGATGTGGTGTTCGGCACGCTGCACAGGCCGCGACCCGACGAGTTTGTCGAGATCGGTCTGGATTCGCATGCGGCGCCACGGAGCATCGGCGATGCGCTGCTATGGCCCTGGCGCCGTGAATCACGTGCGTCGTCTGCCGCATCTGGTCCGGCGGCAACGGCTGAAGCCGCCGTTTCGGGGCTTGCCGAGCGCCGTTAG
- a CDS encoding Uma2 family endonuclease produces MGTPSLLDRNGLLTCWRRLGADAGWAAPDGHERYEVDEAGEAVIQSPPSARRQIVLTDAYCQLTEQIGHLAVMLAAVTTPSYGIRIADVVWMPCEKWETFDRDAPVPFVPDLCVEVLLDRDRRDDVERLLAAYFEGGCSEAILVDVHGQVQFWGPGGRRPASVFGIVLAFDPLYFALAHGAAADLPGRDARFDR; encoded by the coding sequence ATGGGTACGCCTTCTCTTCTGGACCGCAACGGATTGCTGACTTGCTGGCGCCGGCTCGGCGCGGACGCGGGCTGGGCCGCGCCGGACGGCCATGAACGGTACGAAGTCGACGAAGCCGGCGAAGCCGTGATCCAGTCCCCACCGTCCGCACGGCGGCAGATCGTGCTTACGGACGCCTATTGCCAGCTCACCGAACAGATCGGCCATCTCGCCGTGATGTTGGCGGCAGTGACCACGCCTTCGTATGGCATCAGAATCGCCGACGTGGTCTGGATGCCGTGCGAGAAATGGGAAACGTTCGACCGGGACGCGCCCGTGCCGTTCGTGCCCGACCTTTGCGTCGAAGTGCTGCTGGACCGCGACCGGCGCGACGACGTGGAGCGCCTCCTGGCCGCTTATTTCGAGGGCGGATGCAGCGAGGCGATTCTCGTAGACGTGCACGGTCAGGTGCAGTTCTGGGGCCCGGGCGGGCGCCGGCCGGCTTCGGTATTCGGCATCGTGCTCGCCTTCGATCCTCTGTACTTCGCGCTTGCCCACGGGGCCGCCGCGGACCTTCCTGGCCGGGACGCACGTTTCGACCGTTGA
- the phbB gene encoding acetoacetyl-CoA reductase, whose product MAKQIAVVTGGMGGIGEAISTRLHDAGYAVVVTCSPNNTDASGWLARMETQGRQFRAYPVDVADFDSCTRCVAQIQSEVGPVDILINNAGITRDASFKKLDKVNWDAVLRTNLDSVFNMTKPVCDGMVERGWGRIVNISSIIGSKGGFGQTNYAAAKAGMHGFTKALALEVAKKGVTVNTVSPGFIATKMVMAVPEEIRETKIIPQIPVGRLGDPDEVAALVAYLCSREAGFVTGANIAINGGQYLQ is encoded by the coding sequence ATGGCAAAGCAGATCGCCGTAGTGACGGGCGGCATGGGCGGTATTGGCGAAGCGATCAGCACGCGGCTTCACGACGCGGGCTACGCCGTGGTCGTCACCTGCTCTCCGAATAACACCGATGCCTCAGGGTGGCTCGCTCGCATGGAAACGCAAGGGCGGCAGTTCCGCGCCTATCCGGTCGACGTGGCCGACTTCGATTCGTGCACGCGCTGCGTCGCGCAGATCCAGAGCGAAGTGGGACCGGTGGACATCCTGATCAACAACGCGGGCATCACCCGCGACGCGAGCTTCAAGAAGCTCGACAAGGTCAACTGGGACGCCGTGCTGCGCACCAACCTGGATTCTGTGTTCAACATGACCAAGCCCGTATGCGACGGCATGGTCGAGCGCGGCTGGGGGCGCATCGTCAACATCTCGTCGATCATCGGCAGCAAGGGTGGCTTCGGGCAGACCAACTATGCGGCCGCGAAGGCCGGCATGCACGGCTTCACGAAGGCGTTGGCGCTCGAAGTGGCGAAGAAAGGCGTCACGGTGAATACCGTGTCGCCGGGCTTCATCGCAACGAAGATGGTGATGGCCGTGCCTGAAGAGATCCGCGAAACGAAGATCATCCCGCAGATTCCGGTGGGCCGACTCGGCGACCCCGACGAAGTAGCGGCGCTCGTCGCATACCTCTGCTCGCGCGAGGCCGGGTTCGTGACGGGCGCGAACATCGCCATCAACGGCGGTCAGTATCTCCAGTAA